The genomic region ATTTCAGAGAGAATACTTATATCACCTCTGTATCAAGACTCTACAGAGATCAAGGTGAGGGTGATGGACAAGACAGAAATATTTCAACGCAGCATTTACAGATAGAGAAGTCAAAACTTATCAAGAGAAATTGGGAGATCAGAGGTTATCAGCGAGTAGCGGATGGTTCCCACGTTCCCTTCTGTCTCTTTGCTGAGAACGTAGCTCTGGCAACTGGAACGCTGGATTCTCCTGCCCATCTGGAAATTGAAGGGGAAGATCTTCCTTTTGTGTTCCATTCAATGCCTGAATTTGGAGCTGCTATAGGCAAAGGAAAGTTGCGTGGCAAAGCGGACCCAGTGTTAATTGTGGGTTCCGGGCTTACTGCAGCTGACGCAGTACTGTGTGCGTACAACAATAATATTCCTGTGATTCATGTATTTCGCAGACGAGTAACTGATCCAAGCTTAATTTTCAAACAGCTTCCCAAAAAGCTTTATCCAGAATACCATAAAGTCTATCATATGATGTGTACTCAGTCATATTCTGTAGACTCCACTCTTCTTTCTGCTTATACCAGTTTTCCTGAGCACCATGTGCTTTCCTTTAAGCCGGACATGAAATGCATTCTTCAAAGCATCTCTggattgaagaaaatatttaagctgTCTGCAGCAGTAGTACTGATAGGTTCTCATCCCAATCTGTCTTTTCTGAAGGAGCAAGGGTGTTACCTGGGCCACAACTCAAGCCAGCCCATCACATGTAAGACTAATCCTGTGGAAATAGATGCATATACCTACGAATGTGTTAAAGAAGCCAACCTTTTTGCATTGGGTCCTTTGGTTGGAGACAATTTTGTTCGATTTTTAAAGGGAGGGGCATTGGGTGTTACACGCTGTTTAGCTACGaggcagaagaaaaaacatttatttgtggaaagaggaggaggagatgggatAGCTTAAAGTGAGTTTACAAGTAATTTATATG from Panthera tigris isolate Pti1 chromosome F2, P.tigris_Pti1_mat1.1, whole genome shotgun sequence harbors:
- the OSGIN2 gene encoding oxidative stress-induced growth inhibitor 2 isoform X2 gives rise to the protein MPVWCCRCSLAGHFRNYSDTETEGEIFNSLVQYFGDNLGQKVKAMPLVEETSLLEDSSVTLPVVVIGNGPSGICLSYMLSGYRPYLSSEAIHPNAILHSKLEEGRHLSIVDQDLEYLSEGLEGRSSNPVAVLFDTLLHPDADFGYDYPSVLHWKLEQHHYIPHLVLGKGPPGGAWHNMEGSMLTISFGNWMELPGLKFKDWVSSKRRNLKGDRVMPEEIARYYKHYVKVMGLQKNFRENTYITSVSRLYRDQGEGDGQDRNISTQHLQIEKSKLIKRNWEIRGYQRVADGSHVPFCLFAENVALATGTLDSPAHLEIEGEDLPFVFHSMPEFGAAIGKGKLRGKADPVLIVGSGLTAADAVLCAYNNNIPVIHVFRRRVTDPSLIFKQLPKKLYPEYHKVYHMMCTQSYSVDSTLLSAYTSFPEHHVLSFKPDMKCILQSISGLKKIFKLSAAVVLIGSHPNLSFLKEQGCYLGHNSSQPITCKTNPVEIDAYTYECVKEANLFALGPLVGDNFVRFLKGGALGVTRCLATRQKKKHLFVERGGGDGIA
- the OSGIN2 gene encoding oxidative stress-induced growth inhibitor 2 isoform X1, whose amino-acid sequence is MPLVEETSLLEDSSVTLPVVVIGNGPSGICLSYMLSGYRPYLSSEAIHPNAILHSKLEEGRHLSIVDQDLEYLSEGLEGRSSNPVAVLFDTLLHPDADFGYDYPSVLHWKLEQHHYIPHLVLGKGPPGGAWHNMEGSMLTISFGNWMELPGLKFKDWVSSKRRNLKGDRVMPEEIARYYKHYVKVMGLQKNFRENTYITSVSRLYRDQGEGDGQDRNISTQHLQIEKSKLIKRNWEIRGYQRVADGSHVPFCLFAENVALATGTLDSPAHLEIEGEDLPFVFHSMPEFGAAIGKGKLRGKADPVLIVGSGLTAADAVLCAYNNNIPVIHVFRRRVTDPSLIFKQLPKKLYPEYHKVYHMMCTQSYSVDSTLLSAYTSFPEHHVLSFKPDMKCILQSISGLKKIFKLSAAVVLIGSHPNLSFLKEQGCYLGHNSSQPITCKTNPVEIDAYTYECVKEANLFALGPLVGDNFVRFLKGGALGVTRCLATRQKKKHLFVERGGGDGIA